The Gemmatimonadales bacterium DNA window GGGCGATACCACAAAGTACTTCTTGGCGACCCGCCTGCCTACCCATCGTTTCGCCAACCGACCTGCGGCGCGTCGCGAACTCAATAACAGACGAGGGAGGGTCGCAGAACGGCCTGAAGGCCGGAGAACTGCGTGGAGGTTGCCCCTCTCCCTCCGGGAGAGGGGGGCGGTCAGCAGAGTCCCGCGCGATGCTTGCTCGGCCGGCACTTGAACCCGTTGATTTCCCAGAGTCCACGCTGCTCCTGCTCCGCCAGCGCCTCGGCCGCGCGGAACCAGTCGGCGTAGCTCGTGTTGGGATAGTACTCCAGCGACACGGCCCATCCCTGGCGGACCATGAGGAAGTTCACGGAGACACCCCCACGCCAGAGGTACCCCAGGAGGCGGCCGTATTGGTCCCGCGCCTCCTTGTCGCCGCTGACCTGGATGGTGTCGCGCAGCGAAACAAGCGCGAGGAGTCCATCGGTGGCCATGGCCCCGAAGGGAGACTGGTCCCGTTCCGGGGTGTCGATGCCGATCAGCCGGACGGGCCCCCTGCCCTTGCACTCGATGGTGTCGCCGTCGCGAACCTTGGTGACGATGCAGGCGGTCAAGCCGGTCCCAGGCAACGGCGGGCCGGAATCGGGAAGCGGGCTTGGCGGTGGACCGACGGCGAGCGAGGCCGAGCTCTCCAGGGCGGGGTTGCAGGCGCGGCCGCCGTTGGCACGGTAGCCGCTGTCGATGGCCACGGACTCCGGGAGATACTCCCCTCGCTTCGTGGTGCCGTAGTGCTCGGTGCCAGGGCAGTGGTACACCCCGGAGCCGAGGTTGACCCAGACCGGTTTGGGGGACGCCGCCGTGGACGGCTGCTGGGCGCAGGCGGCGGTGGCGACAAGCGCCGCAGCGAGCAGGAGCGCGATGAATCGCATGTGGCCTGGCATGCCCGAAGAATAGCGAGGCCCACCAGCGACGGGCGACCACCGCTAGATTGCAGGCACGACCCCGTCGGCGCACGGCTTGCGCCCCCGGACCAGGAGAGCCCGACACCCGTCGGGCTTAGGCGTTGCCCAAACGGCCCCCTGGCTGGGACACCACATCACCAATGGGAGGCAGTATGCCGGATCGCAGCGCAATTCTCGTCATCGACATGGCCAACGATTTCGTGTTCCCCACCGGGGTCATTGCGGACGCCGGCGGGGCGGAATATCAGCAGCGCGCACAAGCCATCATCCCCCACCTCTCCCGGCTGCTCGCATCGGCGCGCGAGGCAGGCGTCCTGGTCGTCTACACCACCGACGCCCATCAGCCGGGCGACAGCGAACTGAGGAAGTGGCCCCCGCACGCCATGAAGGGCACTCGGCAGGCAGAGATCGTCCCAGGGCTCGAGCCCCAGCCCGCCGACCTGGTGCTGGAGAAGCAGACCTACAGCCCCTTCCTCAGCACTGACCTGGAGGCACTGCTCCGCAGCCGTGGCATCACCCGGCTCTACGTCACCGGGCTCCACACCGACTGCTGCGCGCGGCACACCAGCGGCGACGCGTTCCAGAAGGGCTTCGATCTGGTGTGGGTGACGGACGCCCTGCAGGCGTTCACCGAGGAGGCGCATCAGGCCGGTCTCGAGTACTTCAAGGCGTGGTACGCCACTGATCCGGCGCGGCAGTTCCGCACCACGGAGCAACTGGTCGAGGAGTGGGGCAAGGTGGCGGCGCCGGCCGTTACATAAGCCCCCTCGCCAACTCGAGTCTGAGCCGTACCTTCACGGAGTACTCATGGGATCTTTGCCCTCATGCGGCGAAGATTCGGCCACCCCGCCAGATGGAGGAGTGATGCTCCGCGAAGTCCGGCTCAGACAAGAATATGCGGATGAATTTCCCGACGTTGTTCCAGGACGCTGGTACACCGCCGCGATGCTGGCGGGGCTGGTCAAAGGCCATCGACTGGTCGAGGAAGGGTTGGACATCGAACTGCCGGATCGTCTGCTGGATCCGGAACGGTTCGAGTTCCGCGGCGGCGGACCACGCCATGGTGGCTGGCTCGGCACACGCACCCGGCGGGTAGACCGGCTGAAGGAGCGGAACAGGCAAACGGCGTAGGTCCTCCCCCTCTCCACCAAGCATCCCGCACCCCTTCCCCTCTCCTTCCGGGAGAGGGGACTTCCGCGCGTTCATGTTGCGTTCGAGCAGGAAATCTTTAGCGTCAGGAGATCAGGGAGGGCGCATGAAGGCAATCGTGCAGGACAGGTACGGCTCGCCTGACGTCCTGGCTTACGGCGAAGTGGAGAAGCCGGAGGCGGGCGCGGGGGACGTGCTCGTGCGCGTGCACGCGGCGGGTGTGGATCGTGGCGTCTGGCACCTCATGGCGGGACTGCCGTACCTGGTACGAATCATGGGGTATGGCTTCCGCAGACCGGCCAAACGTGTACCGGGAATGGATGTCGCAGGCACCGTAGAGGCCGTGGGCTCCGGGGTGACTCGCTTTCGGCCGGGGGACCGCGTCTTCGGGGAAATCTCCGGGGCTTACGCCGAGTACGCGAGTGCACCAGCGACCAGCCTGGAAGCGATGCCGTCGAACCTCGGCTTCGAGCAGGCCGCCGCGCTCGCCATCTCAGGGCGCACCGCCCTCCGGGCTGTCCGGGAAATGGGCGAAGTGACCGCCGGGCAGCGGGTCCTGGTCATCGGGGCGTCGGGAGGGGTGGGCAGCTACGCGGTGCAGATCGCGAAGGCGTACGGGGCGGAGGTCACCGGCGTGTGCAGCACCTCCAAGGTGGACCTGGTCCGCTCGATCGGGGCCGACCACGTGATCGACTACACCCGTGAAGACTTCACGGATGGCAACCACGAGTACGACGTCATCCTGGACATGGGCGGGAATCGCCCGCTCCGCCGTCTGCGGCGCGCCCTGACCGAGCGAGGGACGCTGGTGATCGTCGGCGGGGAGGCGGGGGGACGCTGGCTGGGCGGGATCGGCCGAGGAGTCTGGGCGTCGCTGCTGTCGGGATTCGTCAGCCAGAACCTCCGGATGCAGGTTCCGGGGGAGCAAACCGACGACCTCCCAGTGCTCAAGGAACTGGTCGAGACCGGGAAGGTGACCCCCACCATTGACCGGACGTTTCCGCTGGAGGAGGCGGCCGACGCCATCCGGTACCTGGTGTCGGGCAAGGCTCGGGGAAAGATCGTGCTGACGCTGGGTGGGGCGGCGGCGCCAACGCGCCGACCGCCCGCACCAAGCACTTCGTCAGGGAGGACTACTTGACCAGCTCGATGTTGCCGGGCTGCCAGGTCTGGTTGAACCAGGGATTCAGCGGCCCGTAGAGCCGGAGGATCATGAACCACCCCTTGCCCGGGATGGTCTGCACCCAGTTGTTCTCCATGCCAGCGGGGGCCTTGGGCCCGAAGTAGACGTCGACCGAGCCGTCCTTGTTGACGACCACGCCCTGTTTCTGGCTGCTGACGCTGGGGAACCGCTGGTCGGTCTGCACCATGGACCGGGTCTGGTTGTCATAGACGATGACCGACCAGAAGTCCTTGACCGGGATGTTCGGCGGCAGGTGCAGCTTGTAGGTGTTGGCGCCTTCGAGCGGCTGGCCGTTCGCGTCCTGGGCGGACCAGGGGTACTGCGACCCCTTGCCGACCATCTTCTCCGCCATGGCCGGGGTCACCCCTGTGGCGAAGTAGTAGAAGAAGATCGCCCCGTCGAGATTCGACACACCCGGCGCGAGCTCGAACTTATACCCGCCGAAGAAGGGCTTCCGCCACGGCCGGCCGGGGTAGATGAACCCGTCGGGATCCCGCATCCGGAAGGCGACGGCTCGCGCGGTCACGCTGCCGATCCGCGCCGCATCGGCCAGAATCTTGCTCATGCGCGCGTCGGGGTTGAACGGCTTCCCCTTCTCGATGCCGATCGACGCGAAGAGGCCCAGCGTGGTGGGGTCGCTGCCCTCGCTCGGCTCTTCCTGGATCGCCTCGTTCAAGAGGGACCAGAAGGTCGAGTCGCTCGGCGGGACGAAGTTCGACGGGATGCCGGAGGCGTTGACCAGCTTCATGGCCGGCGGATTGGCGGCGTCGGACAACTGGTAGATCTTGAGGTACTTCTTCACCGCCTCGACGCCCGGCTTGGTGGACCCGTCCACCAGGAACGAACGGAAGGGCATCCAGTTGCCGTAGGTACTCGGACGGACCACGAAGTAGCCGTCGGGCACCGCGCCGGTGTAGCCTGGCGGCAGGATCAAGTACTTCCCGCCCTTGCCCCCATCGGGCCCGGTGATGCCCACGTCGGCCACCCACTTGTACCAGAAATCATCGATCAGGCCAAGCACCATCGGCGGGACCTCCACCACCAGCGGCCCCTTGTGGGTATCCAGCCAGATGAAGCTGTAGATGGTGTTGTCGTTCGCAGTCAGTTCGACCGTCTTGGAGTCGACGAGGTCTTCCCAGATCACGTCGGTCTGGTTGACGGGGCCGAACTCCCGGAGCGTGGCCCGCATCCCCACCTGGTTGACGATCGGGATGCCGAGCAGGTACGCCTGAAGCGCCCGCGACGCGTCGAGGTTGTCGTAGACCTTCTGCGTCGTGGCGTCGTCGGGATAGCCGTAGTTCAGGTGCAGCGTCCCGATCGAGGTCTCCACCTTGTCCGGCACCATCACGCCGGGCGCGATGGGAGTGGTCATCTTGTATTGCTGCGCCTGCGCGCTGGCCACCCACAGGAGTGCCGGCAGCGCCGCCAGCAGGTGCCTCGCGAATCGTCCTCGCATGAAACCCTCCAGGTATTTGAGCTCACCGCTTGATGAACGGCGGCGGTCGGTGCGCCACCCAATCCACAGGAAACGTAGTACTGGCCGCGTGGCCTGCAGTCGTAAGCGATCCCGAAGATCTCTTCACTCGGAGCTTCAGGATCCTGGGGGATCCCCAGGCGAACGGGGCCTCGAGGGCCCGGTGGACGGCGTCTGGCGCGACGCCGGGGCCGGGGCCATCTTCCGTGGCAGCACCGCTTCCGCCGTCCCCTGGACGACCGACCCGGGATCCTCATGCTCGCTGCAATAGACAGGTACCTCTCGAAGCGCCCCCCCTACCTGCTCGGGGTGTACGCCCTGGTCCTCCTCGCCCTGGTCGGGACCATCGACCTCGCGATCGGGTACGAGCTCTCCCTGTCGATCTTCTACGCCATTCCCGTCGGCCTGAGCGCCTGGTACCTGGGCAGGCGATTCGGGCTGCTCCTCTCCGTGCTCTCGGCGCTGATCCTCTTCGTCGTGGACGCCAGAGGGGGCCACGTCTACCTGAGTACCACCAGCCCGCTCTGGAACACCGCCGGTCACCTCGGGTTCTTCTTCATCATCACCGTGCTGCTCGACGACCTGCACCGCGCGCTGGCCGCCCTGGCGTCGCAGGCCCAGCGCGACGGGCTGACGGGCCTCCTGAACGACCGCACCTTCCGGGAACGCTGTCACCCGGCCTTTTCGCTCGCCGCCCGGCACCACCGGACAATCGCGCTCGGCTACATCGATCTCGACGGCTTCAAGGGGATCAACGACGAGTCTGGGCACGCGGTGGGCGACCAGGTGCTGCGGGAGGTGTCAGCTGCGATCGCCAAGCGACTCCGCGGCACCGACTTCGCCGGGCGGCTCGGGGGCGATGAGTTCGGGGTGCTGCTGGTGGAA harbors:
- a CDS encoding thermonuclease family protein — protein: MPGHMRFIALLLAAALVATAACAQQPSTAASPKPVWVNLGSGVYHCPGTEHYGTTKRGEYLPESVAIDSGYRANGGRACNPALESSASLAVGPPPSPLPDSGPPLPGTGLTACIVTKVRDGDTIECKGRGPVRLIGIDTPERDQSPFGAMATDGLLALVSLRDTIQVSGDKEARDQYGRLLGYLWRGGVSVNFLMVRQGWAVSLEYYPNTSYADWFRAAEALAEQEQRGLWEINGFKCRPSKHRAGLC
- a CDS encoding isochorismatase family cysteine hydrolase, translated to MPDRSAILVIDMANDFVFPTGVIADAGGAEYQQRAQAIIPHLSRLLASAREAGVLVVYTTDAHQPGDSELRKWPPHAMKGTRQAEIVPGLEPQPADLVLEKQTYSPFLSTDLEALLRSRGITRLYVTGLHTDCCARHTSGDAFQKGFDLVWVTDALQAFTEEAHQAGLEYFKAWYATDPARQFRTTEQLVEEWGKVAAPAVT
- a CDS encoding NAD(P)-dependent alcohol dehydrogenase produces the protein MKAIVQDRYGSPDVLAYGEVEKPEAGAGDVLVRVHAAGVDRGVWHLMAGLPYLVRIMGYGFRRPAKRVPGMDVAGTVEAVGSGVTRFRPGDRVFGEISGAYAEYASAPATSLEAMPSNLGFEQAAALAISGRTALRAVREMGEVTAGQRVLVIGASGGVGSYAVQIAKAYGAEVTGVCSTSKVDLVRSIGADHVIDYTREDFTDGNHEYDVILDMGGNRPLRRLRRALTERGTLVIVGGEAGGRWLGGIGRGVWASLLSGFVSQNLRMQVPGEQTDDLPVLKELVETGKVTPTIDRTFPLEEAADAIRYLVSGKARGKIVLTLGGAAAPTRRPPAPSTSSGRTT
- a CDS encoding DUF1254 domain-containing protein is translated as MRGRFARHLLAALPALLWVASAQAQQYKMTTPIAPGVMVPDKVETSIGTLHLNYGYPDDATTQKVYDNLDASRALQAYLLGIPIVNQVGMRATLREFGPVNQTDVIWEDLVDSKTVELTANDNTIYSFIWLDTHKGPLVVEVPPMVLGLIDDFWYKWVADVGITGPDGGKGGKYLILPPGYTGAVPDGYFVVRPSTYGNWMPFRSFLVDGSTKPGVEAVKKYLKIYQLSDAANPPAMKLVNASGIPSNFVPPSDSTFWSLLNEAIQEEPSEGSDPTTLGLFASIGIEKGKPFNPDARMSKILADAARIGSVTARAVAFRMRDPDGFIYPGRPWRKPFFGGYKFELAPGVSNLDGAIFFYYFATGVTPAMAEKMVGKGSQYPWSAQDANGQPLEGANTYKLHLPPNIPVKDFWSVIVYDNQTRSMVQTDQRFPSVSSQKQGVVVNKDGSVDVYFGPKAPAGMENNWVQTIPGKGWFMILRLYGPLNPWFNQTWQPGNIELVK
- a CDS encoding diguanylate cyclase translates to MLAAIDRYLSKRPPYLLGVYALVLLALVGTIDLAIGYELSLSIFYAIPVGLSAWYLGRRFGLLLSVLSALILFVVDARGGHVYLSTTSPLWNTAGHLGFFFIITVLLDDLHRALAALASQAQRDGLTGLLNDRTFRERCHPAFSLAARHHRTIALGYIDLDGFKGINDESGHAVGDQVLREVSAAIAKRLRGTDFAGRLGGDEFGVLLVETTLEGAQTFFGRLHDAMNALAARHSWPLGISIGVGVFHPPPTTPDDAIRSADQLMYKVKARQEPGAGAGLAGGHPGTH